ATGGCGAAGAACAATCCATACGTATTTTACCGTCTTTGTCACGGCGCATGAAACCAAACTGCTGATCAACTCTTTTGTTAACAACTGAAATATTTAAATTATAGCGATCCGCTATTTTATCCCAGTAGCCCAAGCCCGCACCACCAAGGGGATCGGTTCCTAGACGTAAATTGGCCGTTGCGATAGCTTGCATATCAATGACTTGGTCTAACTCTGCAATATATTGTTCCGCCAGGTCGACTTCTTTGACTAGGTCAGATTTCATTGCATGGTCAAAGTCAATCCGTTTAACGCCACGATTTCCGTCTGCAATCAGCTGATTTGCTCGGATCTGAATCCAGCCTGTTGCATCACTATCGGCTGGACCACCATGGGTAGGGTTGTACTTAAAACCGCCATCTTCCGGAGGATTATGTGAAGGAGTGATCACCACGCCATCGGCTAAACCACTGGTTTTGTCGCGATTAAAATTTAATATGGCATGTGAAATAACTGGCGTGGGTGTATAGCCTCGTTGCTGCTGGACAAACAATGGAATCTTATTCGCAGCCAACACTTCTACACTAGTCACAAAGGCCGGTTCAGATAATGCGTGAGTATCCATGCCAATAAACATCGGCCCAGTTGTACCTTGTTGCTGCCTATACTCGGCTAAGGCCTGACAAATGGCAGCAATGTGAATATCCGTAAAGGTGCTTAAGAACGCACTTCCTCGATGCCCAGAGGTACCAAATGCGACAGCTTGAGTAGCATCATCAACATCCGGCTTATTGGTATAGTAATCACTGACTAATCGAGCAACATTAACAAGTTGTTCTGGAGCGGCTGGTTGCCCAGCTTGAGGATGAACGGCCATTTTATTCCTTGGGGTGTGGCGGATACTTATTCTGCGTCAAACATTTTGACTAAACGATCCATTGAAGATTTAGAGTACCCTAATGCGTCAGCGGCATTCAATAGCATAGTGCGTTTTTTAGCCGTGTTGTTATTAGTCACTACCCAAAATTCAGAATCTGGTATCTGTTTTGGATTGGTACTGCTGCCTGATTGCAATAATTCATCTTTGCTCTGGGCAAAATATAAACGTCCCTTGCCTTTAATGTTCAATACCGCATCAAAGTGTATAGGATGAGCATGATGTAACGCAGATAGC
Above is a window of Aliiglaciecola sp. LCG003 DNA encoding:
- the pgm gene encoding phosphoglucomutase (alpha-D-glucose-1,6-bisphosphate-dependent), whose amino-acid sequence is MAVHPQAGQPAAPEQLVNVARLVSDYYTNKPDVDDATQAVAFGTSGHRGSAFLSTFTDIHIAAICQALAEYRQQQGTTGPMFIGMDTHALSEPAFVTSVEVLAANKIPLFVQQQRGYTPTPVISHAILNFNRDKTSGLADGVVITPSHNPPEDGGFKYNPTHGGPADSDATGWIQIRANQLIADGNRGVKRIDFDHAMKSDLVKEVDLAEQYIAELDQVIDMQAIATANLRLGTDPLGGAGLGYWDKIADRYNLNISVVNKRVDQQFGFMRRDKDGKIRMDCSSPYAMAGLIDLKDNFDVAFGNDPDFDRHGIVTKHAGLMNPNHYLAVAINYLYQHRSNWSNKLAIGKTLVSSSMIDRVAQSLGRELREMPVGFKWFVQGLLNSEIGFAGEESAGGIFLRNNGQPWATDKDGIILCLLAAEIMAVTGKDPGQHYTELTDRFGAPIYRRVDVAASHPQKQVLSKMDKSVITSTQLAGEKITNIQTHAPGNNAAIGGVKVSTENGWFAARPSGTENVYKIYAESFNGEAHLNDLLSEAQALVDGVFQSQNV